One stretch of Patescibacteria group bacterium DNA includes these proteins:
- the murB gene encoding UDP-N-acetylmuramate dehydrogenase, which yields MNIEEKIQENIDLSKRTSFRIGGPAKYYIDIKEKEDLVEAIKWANEKSLKIFYWGGGTNVLVSDKGIDGLVIKFSNIEIKVKGDRVECGAGASLMRASRMAASEKLKGFEWGIGIPGTIGGAVKGNAGAYGSYIGDYIETLQVYDINKERFFTMSRNDCHFSYKKSIFNSRSDLLVWDAVFKFEKGIIFEIDKLGEEYMLYRKKTQPNLPSAGCIFKNVSYDKVKIDNPELAKQIEIDHKKFVERGMVPVAWLLEELDLKGKVIGGAKISLEHANFIVNTGNASSEDVIILISYIKQQLRDKFHIQLSEEIQYLGF from the coding sequence ATGAACATTGAAGAAAAAATACAAGAAAATATAGACCTGTCAAAGAGAACCAGTTTTCGAATCGGAGGTCCTGCTAAATATTATATAGATATAAAAGAAAAAGAAGATTTAGTTGAGGCCATAAAATGGGCGAATGAAAAAAGTCTTAAGATTTTTTATTGGGGAGGAGGAACTAATGTTTTAGTAAGCGATAAGGGCATTGATGGCCTGGTAATTAAGTTCTCAAACATTGAGATTAAGGTGAAGGGAGATAGAGTTGAATGTGGAGCTGGCGCTTCTTTAATGCGGGCCTCACGGATGGCGGCTTCTGAAAAATTGAAAGGCTTTGAGTGGGGGATAGGCATTCCTGGAACTATAGGTGGTGCAGTAAAAGGAAATGCAGGGGCTTACGGGTCTTATATTGGTGACTACATAGAAACACTTCAGGTTTATGATATTAACAAAGAAAGGTTTTTTACTATGAGTAGAAATGATTGTCATTTTTCATATAAAAAAAGTATCTTTAACTCAAGATCCGACTTATTGGTTTGGGATGCCGTTTTCAAATTCGAGAAAGGTATTATTTTTGAGATAGATAAATTAGGAGAGGAATATATGTTGTATAGAAAGAAGACTCAACCTAACTTGCCCAGCGCTGGTTGCATCTTCAAAAATGTTTCTTATGATAAAGTAAAGATTGATAACCCTGAACTAGCTAAACAAATAGAGATTGATCACAAAAAGTTTGTAGAAAGAGGAATGGTTCCTGTTGCTTGGTTACTTGAGGAGCTTGATTTGAAGGGCAAAGTAATTGGAGGGGCTAAAATCAGCTTAGAACATGCAAATTTTATTGTAAATACAGGCAACGCTTCATCCGAGGATGTTATTATTCTTATTAGCTATATAAAACAACAACTTAGAGATAAATTTCATATCCAGTTAAGTGAAGAAATTCAATACCTTGGTTTTTAG
- a CDS encoding sigma factor-like helix-turn-helix DNA-binding protein, producing MENKSILDQILLNQKVEEVAKLNAVEIINNLFSELNERESDIIVRRFGLHGEKKETLENIGNVHNLTRERIRQIETYSIKKLQQLDVLEKHLQSLKKIIVALIEEHGGLMEKEYLLDVLVKFSLNSGSEIKNENVHKKYLNFLITKLLHTEFEELNSSMHLLPSYKLKHQTINHFEEIIDELTKKVKEEADVKRTEEVLSKIKEELDSYKTHQEKVDIEDTIDISSALNNELFEENYDLINKNKVLYSALKAAKRINQNKFGHWGLHDSKEIKPKTVNDKIYLILKYKSKPMHFVEIADEINFIAFDKKKANPATVHNELILDDKFILIGRGLYGLNEWGYKRGTVADVIEEILKEKDSGLTRDEIIDEVLKRRVVKKTTIILALMNKDKFSRDNGAYILK from the coding sequence ATGGAAAATAAAAGTATTTTGGATCAAATCCTTTTGAACCAAAAAGTAGAGGAGGTAGCAAAATTGAATGCTGTTGAAATAATCAATAATCTTTTCTCAGAGCTAAATGAGAGAGAATCTGACATTATTGTTAGAAGATTTGGATTGCACGGAGAGAAAAAAGAAACATTGGAGAACATAGGTAATGTTCATAATTTGACTAGAGAGAGAATTAGACAGATTGAAACCTATAGTATTAAAAAACTACAACAGCTAGATGTTCTTGAAAAGCATCTACAAAGTTTAAAGAAAATTATTGTTGCCTTAATCGAAGAACACGGTGGTTTGATGGAAAAGGAATATCTTTTAGATGTTTTAGTCAAGTTTTCATTAAATAGCGGTTCAGAAATCAAGAACGAGAATGTACACAAAAAATATCTTAATTTTTTAATTACTAAGCTCTTGCATACTGAATTTGAAGAACTTAATTCTTCAATGCATTTACTTCCTTCGTATAAGTTAAAACATCAGACAATCAACCATTTTGAAGAAATAATCGATGAGTTGACCAAAAAAGTCAAAGAAGAAGCTGATGTTAAAAGAACTGAAGAAGTTTTAAGTAAAATAAAAGAAGAATTAGATTCATATAAAACGCATCAAGAAAAAGTTGACATTGAAGATACTATCGATATATCAAGTGCTCTAAATAATGAATTATTTGAAGAGAATTATGACTTAATTAATAAAAATAAAGTTTTGTATTCAGCTCTTAAGGCAGCAAAAAGAATAAATCAGAATAAGTTTGGTCATTGGGGTCTTCATGACTCGAAAGAGATTAAACCAAAAACTGTAAATGACAAAATATATTTAATTCTAAAATACAAAAGCAAACCAATGCATTTTGTTGAGATTGCTGACGAGATTAACTTTATTGCTTTTGATAAAAAGAAAGCAAATCCAGCCACAGTCCACAATGAGCTAATTTTGGATGACAAATTTATTCTTATTGGCCGAGGTCTGTATGGTTTAAACGAGTGGGGTTATAAAAGAGGAACAGTCGCCGATGTTATTGAGGAAATTTTGAAAGAAAAAGACTCAGGATTAACTAGAGATGAAATAATTGATGAAGTTTTAAAACGTAGAGTAGTTAAAAAAACTACAATTATTCTAGCCCTTATGAATAAAGATAAATTTTCAAGAGATAATGGAGCGTATATTTTAAAATAA